Genomic DNA from Pelosinus sp. UFO1:
AAATTGGTGAAGCGCAACAGAAAGCTGATTTGAGTATTCGTACAGAATGGTAGGTTAGTTACTTTGAGGATTATTAGTAAAAAATTAAGCCAGGCAGAGGAATGCTTGGCTTTCCTTTTATGAATTCATAGAGTAAAAAAAGGGAGCACAACTGTGCTCCCTAAGGATGTTTAAAAATTTTACAAATTAACTGGTGAGGTCGCGCTTATTGCGCAAAATATTTTTTAATTCCATTGTAAATTCCAAGTGCTGCCTTTTTGTCAAAAGTAGGATTAAGGAGTAGTTTTTCTTCTTTTGGATTGGAGATAAAAGCAACTTCTGTTAATATGGCTGGCATCGTTGTGTTTTTAAGAACGTAAAAATCATTAGGTTGATAGCCTCTATCAGACAACTTTAGTTGGCTAACCATACTATCTTGTACTAAACTGGCAAGAGTATCGCTATTGCCTGGGTAAAAATAAGTTGCTGTACCACTGACAGGTTCGTCAGAAGCGTCAGCATGAATGCTAATAAACAAGTCTGCACTAGCCTGGTTTGCAATAGCAACGCGAGCCTGTAGTTCGTCAATGTCTGATGTTCCCTCATAGGCAACATCCTTGTCAGAGGTACGGGTCATGATAACCTTCGCTCCTCCATCAGATAATAACTTACCTAGATCACGAGCAATGGCCAGTGTAACATTTTTTTCCGCAACATGATTAGGGCCTATGGCACCAGTATCACTACCACCATGACCGGGATCAACAACGATTACCTTGCCTTTCATTGAAGAATTTTTTGTTTGGTTGCTTTGAAGACCTATAAAGTTGATGATATCTTGACTCAGTGAATCAAAGGAAGCGGCACTCGCAGTAGCTGCTGGTAAGCTAGTTAGTAACAATAATAGAGCTATTAAAAGAGGTATTTGTTTTTTCATGTAATGTATCCTTGCTAATTTTATAGTTTTATGTGGTATTCAAATTATACTTTAATTACATTCTTCGCAGCAAACGTAATATTTGCCATTCTTTTTTGTATTAAAACAAGACCTAGGTCCTGGGGAAACATACCAGAGTCCCGAAATGCGTTGACGAATATATGGAATAATAATATAATATAAGAAAATACTACATAGATAGACAAAAATTAACAATATTGGCAAACCTATCGAAAGATAGGGACGCAAAGCTATGGGTCTACAGTCGCTGGGCGACCAAGACTGCCAGGCCGCCATGTTAGCTTAAACTACCATGTTTTAGGTCAGGTATCCCTGACCTTTTTTTGCGTTTTTTTTGATGGCTTCAATTATTTCTGATTGGGATAAAGTAGGTGACATTATAGTCGAAATATTTCGAACAGAAATGATGCTTACATTGAAAAGGGTAAGAGAAGCAGGGAAGCTAAAATATGTAGGTAACGATTATGTGATTGCAAGTTGACATTACTTGTAGATGAAAGGATGAAGATATATATGAAAGTACTTATTGTTGATGATGCAGTTTTTATCCGGTTAACACTAAAAATGATGTTAGAGAAAAATGGCTACCAAGTAGTAGGCGAAGCTGCAAATGGTGCAGAAGCAATCCTAAAATACAATGAACTTAAACCTGATCTGGTTACAATGGATATAACAATGCCTCAAATGGATGGAATAACGGCTTTGAAGGCAATAAAAAAAATGGATTCTAGTGCGAAAGTCGTTATGATATCGGCTATGGGGCAAGAAGCGACTGTAAAAGATGCCATTGTGTCTGGTGCTAATGGATTTATCGTAAAACCGTTTGTTGAAGAACAGGTCATTCGAGGGCTAAGCAAGTTCAAATAGAAACGCTAGATTTTGAAAAAGATTATGCAGTACCGTACTTCCAGTATTTGCAGTAATTTGTGAGGGTGATTGAAATTGGCCAATAATGATAGCAAAGCCCCAATGCTTGACCTCTTTGTATTTGAAACAAACCAGATGTTAGAACAGCTTGAACGCCTTATTTTAGATAGTGAAAAGTCCGGGGGCTTGGAAGTCGTTATCAATGAAGTATTTAGAATTATGCATACACTAAAGGGGTCGGCTGCTATGATGATGTTCAATGACATTTCTTCGTTAGCCCACTCTTTAGAGGATGTTTTCTATTATATTCGCGAGACAAAGCCTCAAAGTGTAGATTATTCGGAACTGACAGATCTAGTTTTAAATGCCGTAGATTTCATTAAAGGTGAAGTGGCTAAGGTGGAAAACGGGGCAGATCCAACAGGTGATTCCTATGTTGTTTGCGAGAAAAGCAGGGAGTTTTTGTCCAGTTTAAAGGAAAGTCATCCCAAACTGACTGATACTACGAATTTCAATATTGATGAATCAAATATCCATTTTGGGGCTGATGCATCTGAGGATGAGGGAAAAATCAGATATGAAGCCAGGATCTTTTTTGACGAAGATTGTGGAATGGAAAATATAAGAGCTTTTACTCTAATTCATGAGCTTAGTGATCTTGCAGAGAACATTGTACATTCACCAATGGATATTTTAGAAAACGATGCTACATCGGAAGTTATTAAAAATGAAGGATTCCAGATAACATTTTTGACGCAAAAATCTTTGGAAATAGTACAAGAATTTTTCTGCAACACAATGTTTCTAAAAGAGTTCAACTTAAATGTAGTGGCGGATGCCAGCGTCAAAAAAGCGCAGCAGAAAAAGGTAATTGACTTAGATGACCCAATTCCAGATGAGCCCGTGAATGCTGCCGTCAAGGAAGTGGAGCAGCAAACGGAAGGGACACAAAGTTTTATTAGTGTAAATGTGTCAAAGATGGATATCCTTATGGATTTAGTGGGAGAGCTTGTCATTGCTGAGGCAATGGTAACTCAAAATCCTGAACTGCAAGGATTGAGGCTTGATAAGTTCTATAAGTCAGCACGACAATTAAGAAAAATTACTAGCGAACTTCAAGATACTGTTATGTCCATACGAATGGTGCCGTTATCAGCAACTTTTCATAAGATGAATCGCATTGTCAGAGATATGGTGCGAAAGCTTGATAAAGAAGCGCAGTTAGAGATTATTGGAGAGCAAACCGAAGTAGA
This window encodes:
- a CDS encoding N-acetylmuramoyl-L-alanine amidase → MKKQIPLLIALLLLLTSLPAATASAASFDSLSQDIINFIGLQSNQTKNSSMKGKVIVVDPGHGGSDTGAIGPNHVAEKNVTLAIARDLGKLLSDGGAKVIMTRTSDKDVAYEGTSDIDELQARVAIANQASADLFISIHADASDEPVSGTATYFYPGNSDTLASLVQDSMVSQLKLSDRGYQPNDFYVLKNTTMPAILTEVAFISNPKEEKLLLNPTFDKKAALGIYNGIKKYFAQ
- a CDS encoding response regulator — protein: MYMKVLIVDDAVFIRLTLKMMLEKNGYQVVGEAANGAEAILKYNELKPDLVTMDITMPQMDGITALKAIKKMDSSAKVVMISAMGQEATVKDAIVSGANGFIVKPFVEEQVIRGLSKFK
- a CDS encoding chemotaxis protein CheA, encoding MANNDSKAPMLDLFVFETNQMLEQLERLILDSEKSGGLEVVINEVFRIMHTLKGSAAMMMFNDISSLAHSLEDVFYYIRETKPQSVDYSELTDLVLNAVDFIKGEVAKVENGADPTGDSYVVCEKSREFLSSLKESHPKLTDTTNFNIDESNIHFGADASEDEGKIRYEARIFFDEDCGMENIRAFTLIHELSDLAENIVHSPMDILENDATSEVIKNEGFQITFLTQKSLEIVQEFFCNTMFLKEFNLNVVADASVKKAQQKKVIDLDDPIPDEPVNAAVKEVEQQTEGTQSFISVNVSKMDILMDLVGELVIAEAMVTQNPELQGLRLDKFYKSARQLRKITSELQDTVMSIRMVPLSATFHKMNRIVRDMVRKLDKEAQLEIIGEQTEVDKNIIESISDPLMHLIRNAVDHGIEPAQERIAQGKPKVGKIRLEAKSAGGDVLITIQDDGGGLNKEKILKKAWERGLIEKEETSLSDNQVYSFILQPGFSTNDTVTEFSGRGVGMDVVAKNIEKIGGTISVDSVVGEGTTMFIRIPLTLAIIDGMNIKVGNSIYTIPIIAIKESFRLKEQNLIKDTNNNEMIMIRGECHPVLRLYERFQVKTEVKDLREGIMVMVEADGKGICLFADSLIGQQQVVVKALPSYIKKTKGIAGCTLLGDGGVSLILDVAALNS